The Desulfonatronum sp. SC1 DNA segment GACGCGGGGAAGGGGGGCATTATGCCTCTATTTTGCTTGAGAGCAAATGGCGGGGCAGCACGGAGGAACGGTCGAACAGCAACGAACGACGAACGACGAACAACGAACAAACGGAGAACGCCATGGTTGACTTGGATGAAGCACGTCAGGAGTACGCCGAACGGCAACAGGAATTGGTTCGGATGCGGGAGCGGTGGATTGAAGAGATGCGGGAATACTCGGAGTATCTTCGGGATAGGGCTGAAAGGGATGGCGGAGGGGAGGCCGGGGGATGAGCTCAGCTCCCGGCCTGGGCCAGGAGTTTGTTGAGCAGTTTCCTGATTTGTTGGATAGTGTACGGCTTGGCTATCGCGTCGATAAAGCCGAATTTTTTAAAATTCGTCATCACCGGGTCGCTGGAGTAGCCACTGGAGGCCACGACCTTGGCCGTGGGATCGAGCTTCAGGATTTTCCGGACCGCCTCCTTGCCGCCCATGCCGCCGGGGATGGTCAGGTCCATGATCACCACGTCGAAGGGCAGACCTTCGGCTAAGGCCTGTTGGTACCTAGCCACGGCCTCTTCGCCGTTTTGAACCGGAACGACCGTATGGCCCAAGTGTTTCATCAGGTCCAAGCTGACGTCCAGGATCATCACATCGTCATCCATTATCAAGATGCGTCCTCCCGGACGGTCCGGATCGTCCTCTTCGGTGGCGCGGGGCGTCGGCGAGGCTGTGGGCACGGCGGGCAGAAAAACATGGAACGTCGTGCCTTGTCCGGGCACGGATTCCACCGTGATGACTCCGCCGTGCCGCTTGATGATGGAATAGCTTGAAGCCAAGCCGAGTCCCGAGCCGTGGGTTTTGGTGGTGAAATACGGATCGAATATCTTGGTCAGATGTTCCGGGGAGATGCCGTGTCCCTGGTCGGTCACGGATAATCGCGTAAACGGCCTGGAATCGCTGATGGCTTCCGGGAGTTTTGGGGCGTCGATATTCGCTCCGGTCAGGGTGACCAGTCCGCCTTGGGGCATGGCATGGTGGGCATTGAGAGCCAGGTTGTGGATAACCCGGCTGATTTGGTCCGGATCGGCGTGGACGGACCAGAGGTCTTCGGGGAGTTCGAAGACGCATTTGGCGCTGGTCCCGCGCAGGGCGAATTCAGCCGATTCTCGCGTCAGTTCGCCCAGGGGGAGGATTTCCCGGATGGGGGTTCCGCCCTTGGCAAAGGTCAACATCTGTTGGGTCAGGCCCTTGCCCCGGTAGGTGGCGTTTTCAGCCTCGCGGAGCTTGCGTTCGGCCTTGTCCTGGTCGGCTAGGGACAGCCGGGCCAAGGTGATGTTTCCCAGGATCGCGGTCAGGGTGTTGTTGAAGTCGTGGGCTATGCCTCCGGCCAGAACTCCCAGGGACTCCAGCTTTTCGGCCTTGAGGGCTTCATCCAGAAGGCGTTGCTTCTCGGTTTCGTCTCGGAAGGCCAGCACCACGCCGATCACCCGACTGTCCTTGTCCCGGATCGGGGCCGCGTTGGACGCGATGATCCGTTGCGTTCCATCCCTGGAAACAAGGTGAGCACTACCCCCCGACTGGCGAACGACCCCGTCCGTCAAAACCTGTCGGATCAAGTCTTCGGCCTGCCCGAAACGATCATCCCGCATTCGGAGCACTTCGGACAAGGACCGGCCTTGGGCCTCGTCTTGGAACCAGCCGGTCAACTCCTCGGCGGCCTTGTTCAGAAACAGCACCTTCCCTTCGGTGTCCGCGGCGATCACTCCGTCGCCGATGGATCGCAGAATCACGGCCAATCGCTCTGAAACAAGTTCCGCCGCCTCCGCCAGCCGCTGCGCCTCCTGTTTGCTGTTTTCGGCCTGGGACAGGGCGCCCTTCAGATTGGCGACCATCTCGGTGATGGCTTGCATCAACCGTCTCGCTTCTCCGTAAAATCGCCCGGCAACTCCGGCGTTGAGGTCTCCGGCTGAGACCTTGTCCGCGTAATCGGCCAGAATGCTCAGGGACCTTGTGAACACGACGGAGGCGAGCAGGGTCGCTGGCAGGACGAGAAGCAGGATGATCAGCGAAAACGTGACCACCTCTGCGCGCAAGACGCGCATTTCGGCCTGAATGTCATCGATGTACAGGCCGGTACCCAAAATCCAGCCCCAGGGTTCGAAGAGCAGAGCATAAGATTCCTTGAGGTGCCAGGCCTCCTCGGTCATGCCCTCGGAGTGCGGCCTGGGCCAGTTGTAGCTCACGAAGCCGTCTCCGGTTTTCGTGACAACCTCGACAATCGCCCAGGTGATGTTCTTTTCACGGGCAAAGTTCTGTATCGGGCCGTTGATGCCGTACTGGATGCGCGTGACGCAATAGTACAAAGGGTCGTCGGGCAAAGCATCTTCCAGTTCCGTAATGAAGGGATGCATGACAAGTCGAAGGTCAAGCGCGTCGTCGCTTCTGATCCAAAAATAACCGTCCCGTCCATAGCGAATGTGCCTGATCCGTTGCTTGGCTCGTTCCTGGGCGTCCTCAAGGGTCAATTCCCCGTCCCGCACCCGCTGCACGTACTCGTCGAGCAGGGAGTGGACCGAGTGCGCGACATGCATCAGCGCCTCCCTCCTGCCGTACAGCAGCCGCTCCTGAATCAAGGGCACGAAATAGAACATAATGGTCCCCCAAAAAAACAGGACGAGCGCCAGAATCAGCCCGAAGGTCTTGGCGGGGATGGACAGGTTCAGAAGTTTGTTGAGCATCGGTTGCCCTTATTCCAACTTGGTCTGGGTCTGCTTCAATTCCGTCACGTCCATGAGCATGACTAGGGCGCCGTCGTACTCGCCTTTGTCCGTGAACAGCGGCGCTGCGGAAATCATCACCCAAATGGTTTGGCCGTTTTTGTGCATGATGCTGGCTGGAAAACGCACATTATGTCCGATTCGGCTCTGTTTGACAAAGAACTGAATTCGTTTCAATTCTTCTGGGGGGAGAAAGTCCAGAGCCGAGCCCCCCACCAGTTCCTCCGCCGAATATCCTCCCAACTCTTGAATCCGTGCGTTCGCGAACGTAATCCGCAGGTGTCGGTCCAAGCGCAACACTCCCTCGCTGGTCCGTTCCAGGATCAGGCGGTGCAACTCCTCGCTTTCCCGTAGCCGTTCCTGAGCCGCCATGACCGCCGTCAGGTCGTAGAGCGTGACGATAACACCGAGTATTTCTTTTCTTTTTAAGCAGGGAGTAAGAAATACCCGCATATATCGTCGCCCATGGCCTCCATAACTGAGCCATTCTTCCTTGACCGTCGCTTGCCCGTGGAGTTGTGCATTTTCCATGTCAGGTTGAAGAGCTCGATCAAAAAAATCGCGTCCCCAGCGTTCGATCAGTACTTCGCTGTACATCCGCCCCTCAAGCTCCCGCACGGAGATGCCAGCAAGTCGGGCATACGCGGGATTGACCTTTTTAACCAAGCCGGACCTGTCCACGAATATCTGAGCGTCCAGAGAGCTGGCGATCATTAGATCGGATATTCGCAAACCTTGTTCGGCCTTTTCCCGTTCAAGAATCTCCTGTTGCAACCTTTCCACGGTCAGAGCCAGTTCTTTGTTCCGCTCCAGGATGTACGATTCCAGTTGTCTCTGGTTGTGTACAAAGGAGCGATGCAGGGAAATGCAGTCCGTCACTTCCCGGACTGTCAACAGGAGGCCGTTTTCGCTTCCCGTCCCGGAACCCAAAGGCTCGGCCTGGATCATGATCATGCGCCGTGCCGAAGCTTTCCCGGTCAAGGCAACCAGAATGTCCTTTTCGTTCGGCTCCAGAGCGGAAGAGTGAATAAAGGATTCGACCGTCGCCCTGTCCTCGGAACGTACATGCTTGAGAAAACGCTTCAGGGTGGGCTTGATGGAAAAGGGACGATAACCCAGCAAGGCATACAAGGAAGCGGACCATGTTCCGTGCCGGGAAGAAGCGGGAAGGAGCCATGCTCCGGTCCTGGTGGAAATGATCTCGTCGTTGAAGATGGATGCTGTTCGTTCCCGGCCGGATGGGGGAGGTAGTTCGGAATGGTTTGGTGACGGGGAGGGGTCATGAAAGAGAAAAAGGGTCACCGGGGCGGTATCCAGAACCCGGCAAAGTTTTTCCAGGAGAGCGAAGGAAGGCGTAGAGAGGCCGCGCTCGATACGGCTGATTTGTTTCAGGCTCAAGCCGACTCTTTCCGCCAATCCGGATTGGGTAAAACATTTCAGAGAGCGATAATATCGGAGCCGCTTGCCGAAACGTCTGGCTACCGACAAGTCTTCACTCATGAGAGTCCTCCGCAGGGTGAAGGAAGTCCGTCACCGTAAGGGATGTCGACCGGTTGTCCGGAAGCCGTCTCGACGTTTCACGCCGAGACGGCTCCGTAAACAATCGAGATTGATCAGCCGTTCTTCATCCGTTGCACCAACTCCTGCAACTCCACGGCCTGCTGGGCCAGTTCGGAGATGGCCTGGGCAGACTGGTTCATGACTTCGCTGGTTTCCGAAGAGATGCGGTTGATATCGTCCACGCTACGGTTGATCTCCTCGCTGGCCGAGGATTGTTCTTCCGCGGCGGTGGCGATGGATCGGACTTGGTCGGCGGCTTCCTCGACCATGGTCACGATTTCCCGCAGGGCGCCGCCGGAAGTATCGGCCAGCTTGGTGGCCTCGGCCACGGAGCGCACCGCCTGCTCCACACCCTGGATGTTGCTTTGAGTGCCTTCCTGGATGGCTGAAATAGCCTCGCCCACCTCCTTGGTGGCATTCATGGTTTTTTCGGCCAGCTTGCGTACCTCGTCCGCCACAACGGCGAACCCGCGTCCCGCGTCCCCGGCCCGTGCCGCCTCGATGGCCGCGTTCAGGGCCAGGAGGTTGGTCTGATCCGCGATGTCCTCGATCACGGTCATGATCCGTCCGATCTGTTCGGCTTGCCTGCCCAGTTTGCCCAGATTCTCCTTCATGGCTTGGGTCTGATTTTCCACTTGGTTGATGGCCGCCACGGCACGGGTGACCACCTCCGCGCCCTCCTGGGCCTTGGTTCGAGCCTTGTCCGAGCCTTCCGCCGCGTTAGAGGCGTTCTTGGCCACCTCCAGCACCGTGGCGTTCATTTCCTCCATGGCCGTGGCCGTCTCTCCGGTGCGGCTCTTCTGTTCCTCAGCGCCCCGGCTGGCCTGCTCCACCTGGGCCGCCAGTTCTTCCGAAGCCGAAGTCATGCGTTCCACCACGCCCTCGATACTTGTTGCGGCCTGGAGCATGCCGTCTCGCTTGGCCGTCTCGGCTTGAGCCCTGGCATCCTCGGCCTCACGGGTTGCGACCTGGGCCTTCTCCGTCTCCTGGCGGGCCAACTCGGACTGGTGCTCTGCCTCCTTCATCTTTTCAATCAGGGACTGGACCATGGTTTGAATGCTCTGGTTCAGTTTCCCGATCTCATCCTTTTGGTCAATGCCGGACTGGGACTGTAGGTCGCCCTTGGCCACGGCCTCGGCGAAGCACATCAGACGGTTTACCGGATTGGTGATGCTCCGGCTGATCAATATCGCGATGGCGATGCCCAAGCAGAAGAAAACCAGGGAGGCGATGGCGATGGTCCAGCGCAACTGATACACCGGAGCCAGCACGTCGTCCTGCATGGCCCCCACGGCAATGGACCAGCCCGTGCCAGGAATGGGCGCGAACCCGAAATAGCGATCCATCCCCATGAAAGGATACGCGTCAAACCCGGACTCGCCCCGGACCATGCGTTGGAACATGGCCGCCAACGCGGCGAATTGGGCATCCGTCCTCGCCTCTTCGATGAAGTTGCGCTGATCCAGCACGAACTGTCTGTTGCCGTGAGCGATCAGTGTGCCCTTATCGTCGATGATGTAGGAGTACCCCGCGGTTCCGTATCCGATATCGTCCGAGATCTCACTGAGCAGGGTCGCGTCCAGGACAGCGAAAAGAACGCCTGAAATCCGTCCCTGTCCTCCTCTGATCGGCGTGGCAGCAATAATAATCGGTTTATTCAGCACGCGATGAATGATCACGCTTGAAAATACGCTTTTCCCATTCATGGCTTCCTTGAAATAGTCTCTGTCACTGACGTTGGTCGTGGAACCTGTTGGAGAGCGGGTATTTCCGTCGGGCGTCACGACAACCATATCCTGATAGCCCAATCTGGCGATTTCGAACTCCAACGCCGGTTGTTGTTGCGGCCAGTCCATGGTTTGGATGACATATCGGGCGGCAACCCCTTCTATGGCCAATAAATGATACTCCAGACTGCTTTTCACCAGCCGTGCGCCGTCCGCGGCCATCAAGGGGATATTTTCTTGTACTTGCTCGATTACGGCACGAGAGGCGCGGTCATAGGCGATAAAACCCAGTCCTCCGCAAACAAGTAAAAGCAAGGCCAGAAAACCGCTGATCAGTTTGATGCCAATGGGAATGTTTTTCATTGCTTTCCTCGTCTTTACGGTTGGTTTCAGGTTTTATAATCCCGTGAGCAAACCCTGTTCGCCTCTGCTCAATAGACGGTCCATATCCAGTAAAATCAACAGCCTGTCCGCTAACTTGCCCACGCCGCTGATATACTCGGATTCGATCCCGGATATGATCGCCGGAGGCGGTTCCACGGTGTTGGCCGGGATGCGCAGCACCTCGGAGACGGAATCCACCACGAATCCGACGATCACCGCATTGATTTCAAGGACAATGATCCGGGTGTGTTTGTTGTGATCCTGGGTGATCATTCCGAAGCGCTTGCGCAGATCGATGATCGGGATGACCTTGCCGCGCAGGTTGATCACGCCCTCCACGAAATCCGGAGCCTTGGGCACCCGGGTGATGCCCATCATCCGGATGATCTCCTGGACCTTGAGAATCTCCACGCCGAATTCCTCGTCGCCGATGTGAAACGTGACCAATTGCAGCAATTCGTTGCCCACATCTTTGTGAGCCGCCGCTTCCCGCATTCCGAACCCCCATTTTATTAGGCTTGAGGCCGAAGGTTAATTGAAGGCTTATGATAAAGATCGCTTTTTTTATCACAGGTGAAAACAGTGTACAGCCCGGATAATGTCCAATTTTGATCATTTTTTTTCGAGGCGGCATGGATACCGTGAGAACGGCATCGGCGGGCAGGGCGGACCGGGGCTCGGCAGAAGGAATTGGTTCCGGTTGACAATCAATCTTTCTTTGAATGATAGACTTCCGGTTTTGCGATCTTCCAATCGCCCGCTGCTTTAAGCAAAACGGGCTGTTTTTTCACGAATAACCAAGCCCTTGGACCATCACGCAACGACCATGCGCACCGACTGGCACACTCACGCCTTCCACCCCAAGATTGCTCACAAAGTCCTGGCCCAATTGCACGCCCATTACGGGATACTTCCCGTGGGCACGGGCTTGCCCGAGGATTTGCTGTTTCGGTTGCGACGGGCCGGGATCGACAAGGCGGCGGTGCATACAGCGGCCACCACCCCGGACCAGGTCGTGCCCGCCAATAACTGGTCCATGTTCATTCAGACCAAGCATCCCGGGTTGATCGCCTTCGGGACTCTGCATCCCGGGTTTGCGGGCTGGGAAAAGGAACTTGTCCGCCTGGAGGCGGCCGGGATCAGGGGCCTGAAGTTTCATCCGGACTTCCAGGGATTCCGGCTTGACGATCCGGCCCTGCATCCGCTCTTCGAAGTCATCGGCGACCGGTTCGCGCTCATGTTTCACGTCGGCGACCGGCTTCCGCCGGATCTGAATCCGTCCAG contains these protein-coding regions:
- a CDS encoding cache domain-containing protein — encoded protein: MLNKLLNLSIPAKTFGLILALVLFFWGTIMFYFVPLIQERLLYGRREALMHVAHSVHSLLDEYVQRVRDGELTLEDAQERAKQRIRHIRYGRDGYFWIRSDDALDLRLVMHPFITELEDALPDDPLYYCVTRIQYGINGPIQNFAREKNITWAIVEVVTKTGDGFVSYNWPRPHSEGMTEEAWHLKESYALLFEPWGWILGTGLYIDDIQAEMRVLRAEVVTFSLIILLLVLPATLLASVVFTRSLSILADYADKVSAGDLNAGVAGRFYGEARRLMQAITEMVANLKGALSQAENSKQEAQRLAEAAELVSERLAVILRSIGDGVIAADTEGKVLFLNKAAEELTGWFQDEAQGRSLSEVLRMRDDRFGQAEDLIRQVLTDGVVRQSGGSAHLVSRDGTQRIIASNAAPIRDKDSRVIGVVLAFRDETEKQRLLDEALKAEKLESLGVLAGGIAHDFNNTLTAILGNITLARLSLADQDKAERKLREAENATYRGKGLTQQMLTFAKGGTPIREILPLGELTRESAEFALRGTSAKCVFELPEDLWSVHADPDQISRVIHNLALNAHHAMPQGGLVTLTGANIDAPKLPEAISDSRPFTRLSVTDQGHGISPEHLTKIFDPYFTTKTHGSGLGLASSYSIIKRHGGVITVESVPGQGTTFHVFLPAVPTASPTPRATEEDDPDRPGGRILIMDDDVMILDVSLDLMKHLGHTVVPVQNGEEAVARYQQALAEGLPFDVVIMDLTIPGGMGGKEAVRKILKLDPTAKVVASSGYSSDPVMTNFKKFGFIDAIAKPYTIQQIRKLLNKLLAQAGS
- a CDS encoding PAS domain S-box protein, producing MSEDLSVARRFGKRLRYYRSLKCFTQSGLAERVGLSLKQISRIERGLSTPSFALLEKLCRVLDTAPVTLFLFHDPSPSPNHSELPPPSGRERTASIFNDEIISTRTGAWLLPASSRHGTWSASLYALLGYRPFSIKPTLKRFLKHVRSEDRATVESFIHSSALEPNEKDILVALTGKASARRMIMIQAEPLGSGTGSENGLLLTVREVTDCISLHRSFVHNQRQLESYILERNKELALTVERLQQEILEREKAEQGLRISDLMIASSLDAQIFVDRSGLVKKVNPAYARLAGISVRELEGRMYSEVLIERWGRDFFDRALQPDMENAQLHGQATVKEEWLSYGGHGRRYMRVFLTPCLKRKEILGVIVTLYDLTAVMAAQERLRESEELHRLILERTSEGVLRLDRHLRITFANARIQELGGYSAEELVGGSALDFLPPEELKRIQFFVKQSRIGHNVRFPASIMHKNGQTIWVMISAAPLFTDKGEYDGALVMLMDVTELKQTQTKLE
- a CDS encoding methyl-accepting chemotaxis protein codes for the protein MKNIPIGIKLISGFLALLLLVCGGLGFIAYDRASRAVIEQVQENIPLMAADGARLVKSSLEYHLLAIEGVAARYVIQTMDWPQQQPALEFEIARLGYQDMVVVTPDGNTRSPTGSTTNVSDRDYFKEAMNGKSVFSSVIIHRVLNKPIIIAATPIRGGQGRISGVLFAVLDATLLSEISDDIGYGTAGYSYIIDDKGTLIAHGNRQFVLDQRNFIEEARTDAQFAALAAMFQRMVRGESGFDAYPFMGMDRYFGFAPIPGTGWSIAVGAMQDDVLAPVYQLRWTIAIASLVFFCLGIAIAILISRSITNPVNRLMCFAEAVAKGDLQSQSGIDQKDEIGKLNQSIQTMVQSLIEKMKEAEHQSELARQETEKAQVATREAEDARAQAETAKRDGMLQAATSIEGVVERMTSASEELAAQVEQASRGAEEQKSRTGETATAMEEMNATVLEVAKNASNAAEGSDKARTKAQEGAEVVTRAVAAINQVENQTQAMKENLGKLGRQAEQIGRIMTVIEDIADQTNLLALNAAIEAARAGDAGRGFAVVADEVRKLAEKTMNATKEVGEAISAIQEGTQSNIQGVEQAVRSVAEATKLADTSGGALREIVTMVEEAADQVRSIATAAEEQSSASEEINRSVDDINRISSETSEVMNQSAQAISELAQQAVELQELVQRMKNG
- a CDS encoding chemotaxis protein CheW, which produces MREAAAHKDVGNELLQLVTFHIGDEEFGVEILKVQEIIRMMGITRVPKAPDFVEGVINLRGKVIPIIDLRKRFGMITQDHNKHTRIIVLEINAVIVGFVVDSVSEVLRIPANTVEPPPAIISGIESEYISGVGKLADRLLILLDMDRLLSRGEQGLLTGL
- a CDS encoding amidohydrolase family protein, giving the protein MRTDWHTHAFHPKIAHKVLAQLHAHYGILPVGTGLPEDLLFRLRRAGIDKAAVHTAATTPDQVVPANNWSMFIQTKHPGLIAFGTLHPGFAGWEKELVRLEAAGIRGLKFHPDFQGFRLDDPALHPLFEVIGDRFALMFHVGDRLPPDLNPSSPAKLAKIRRDFPKLTIIAAHFGGYLHWDQALDVLAGTDVYLDTSSSLPFMPRDLLRGLLRKHPRERLLFGSDYPLFDPLDEIRLLETTAGMREEEIEAVLRNEVFET